A stretch of the Clostridium fungisolvens genome encodes the following:
- a CDS encoding glutamine synthetase III family protein: MSNFGEFYGENVFNDSIMKERLPKATYKALKKAIEKGANVDLAVADVVALALKDWAVEKGATHFTHWFQPLTGITAEKHDSFINPTEDGKVLLEFSGKELIKGEPDASSFPSGGSRATCAARGYTAWDMTSPAFVKDETLYIPTAFVSYTGEALDKKIPLLRSMEVLSKEAIRVLKALGNTTATKVTTTVGPEQEYFIVDKKLYDKRPDLIYTGRTLFGAKPPKGQELEDHYFGSLKERISDYMKDLDKELWKLGISVKTKHNEVAPAQHELAPIFTTTNVATDTNQLTMDVMKKVALRHGLVCLLHEKPFAGVNGSGKHNNWSMSTDDGQNLLDPTDAPHKSKQFQLFLTSVIKAVDEYSDLLRASAANPGNDHRLGANEAPPAIISVFLGDQLQDLIEQIEKGEVTSSLSAGELDLGVATLPKLVKDPTDRNRTSPFAFTGNKFEFRMVPSSGSIADCNTVLNTIVAEVLSEVADRLEKATDLDAEINAILTETVKEHSKIVFNGNGYSDEWVVEAEKRGLPNTKTTVEATKAYISEKNIALMEKHGVLSKLEMHARYDVNLEIYAKTTNIEAETTLEIAKRQILPAVIKFETSLAKSISAVKAAGVSAGVQSELLAEVDGLAVALKKNISELEASVEKAQALDGDAYAVAHFYKFDVFEKMQAVRAVADTLETLVDKDVWPLPTYGELLFNV, encoded by the coding sequence ATGAGCAATTTTGGTGAATTTTACGGTGAAAATGTATTTAATGATTCAATAATGAAAGAACGTCTTCCTAAAGCTACTTATAAGGCATTAAAGAAGGCAATAGAAAAAGGGGCAAATGTTGATTTAGCTGTAGCAGATGTTGTAGCTTTGGCATTAAAGGATTGGGCAGTTGAAAAAGGAGCTACTCACTTTACACACTGGTTCCAACCATTGACAGGCATTACTGCAGAAAAGCATGATTCATTCATTAATCCTACAGAGGATGGTAAGGTTCTATTAGAGTTCTCAGGAAAAGAATTAATAAAAGGTGAACCAGATGCATCTTCATTCCCATCAGGTGGAAGCAGAGCTACTTGCGCTGCAAGAGGATATACTGCTTGGGATATGACATCACCAGCTTTTGTTAAGGATGAGACTTTATATATACCAACTGCATTTGTTTCATATACTGGAGAAGCACTTGATAAGAAGATTCCATTACTTCGTTCAATGGAAGTTCTTTCAAAAGAAGCTATAAGAGTTTTAAAAGCTCTAGGAAATACTACAGCAACTAAAGTGACAACTACAGTAGGACCTGAACAAGAATACTTTATCGTGGACAAGAAGTTATATGACAAACGTCCAGATCTTATATATACAGGAAGAACTTTATTTGGAGCTAAGCCTCCAAAGGGACAAGAGTTAGAAGATCATTATTTTGGGTCTTTAAAAGAAAGAATATCCGACTACATGAAGGATTTAGATAAGGAACTTTGGAAGCTTGGTATTTCAGTAAAGACTAAGCATAACGAAGTTGCACCAGCACAACATGAGTTAGCACCAATATTTACTACTACAAATGTAGCAACTGATACTAACCAACTTACTATGGATGTTATGAAGAAGGTTGCATTAAGACATGGATTAGTATGTTTACTTCATGAAAAACCATTTGCAGGAGTTAATGGTTCAGGTAAGCACAACAACTGGTCAATGAGTACTGATGATGGACAAAATCTTCTTGATCCAACTGATGCACCACATAAGAGTAAGCAATTCCAATTATTCTTAACATCAGTTATAAAAGCTGTTGATGAATATTCTGATTTATTAAGAGCTTCAGCTGCAAATCCTGGAAATGATCATAGATTAGGTGCAAATGAAGCACCACCAGCTATAATATCAGTGTTCTTAGGAGATCAGTTACAAGATTTAATAGAACAAATTGAAAAGGGTGAAGTTACTTCATCATTATCAGCTGGAGAATTAGATTTAGGAGTTGCAACTCTACCTAAACTAGTTAAAGATCCAACAGATAGAAATAGAACATCTCCATTTGCATTCACTGGTAATAAGTTTGAGTTCAGAATGGTTCCATCTTCAGGAAGCATAGCTGACTGTAATACTGTATTAAACACAATAGTAGCTGAAGTTCTTTCAGAAGTTGCTGATAGACTTGAAAAAGCTACAGATTTAGATGCTGAAATAAATGCTATCTTAACTGAAACTGTTAAAGAGCATAGTAAGATAGTATTTAATGGAAATGGATATTCTGATGAATGGGTAGTTGAAGCAGAAAAGAGAGGTCTTCCAAATACAAAGACAACTGTTGAAGCTACAAAGGCATATATATCAGAAAAGAATATAGCATTAATGGAAAAGCACGGTGTATTAAGCAAGCTAGAAATGCATGCTCGTTATGATGTAAACTTAGAGATATATGCTAAGACTACAAATATAGAAGCTGAAACAACACTTGAAATTGCTAAACGTCAAATACTACCTGCAGTTATTAAGTTTGAAACAAGCTTAGCTAAATCAATAAGTGCTGTTAAGGCTGCTGGAGTATCTGCAGGGGTTCAAAGCGAGCTTTTAGCTGAAGTAGATGGATTAGCAGTAGCACTAAAGAAAAATATTTCTGAGTTAGAAGCATCAGTTGAAAAAGCACAAGCTTTAGATGGAGATGCTTATGCAGTTGCTCACTTCTACAAGTTTGATGTGTTCGAAAAGATGCAAGCTGTAAGAGCTGTTGCTGATACACTAGAAACTTTAGTTGATAAAGATGTATGGCCTTTACCAACTTACGGTGAATTACTATTTAACGTATAA
- the murI gene encoding glutamate racemase has translation MSNNESIKPIGFFDSGVGGLSVMKKAIEYMPWEDYIYFGDSINAPYGTKTVDEVKELTFNAVEFLISKGVKAIVIACNTATSAAIEDLRAYYKNIPIIGIEPALKPAVELSNNGKIIIMATPMTLVEKKFKTLMKKYAQEAEIIPLPCAGLVELIESGITEGDELISFLSKKFIDIDKDTISAVVLGCTHYPFVKNAIAKVLGNKALLIDGSEGTAKELRRRLGKGGILGDKGRKGEITIYNSLQENKVIELSYKLLK, from the coding sequence ATGAGTAACAATGAAAGTATAAAACCAATAGGTTTTTTTGATTCTGGAGTAGGTGGATTGAGCGTAATGAAAAAGGCTATAGAGTATATGCCTTGGGAAGATTACATATATTTTGGAGATTCTATAAATGCCCCATATGGAACGAAGACAGTTGATGAAGTTAAGGAACTTACATTTAATGCTGTGGAATTTTTAATAAGTAAAGGAGTTAAAGCTATAGTAATAGCCTGTAATACAGCAACTTCTGCTGCTATAGAAGATCTTAGAGCTTATTATAAAAATATTCCTATAATAGGCATTGAACCTGCACTTAAGCCAGCAGTAGAATTAAGCAACAATGGAAAAATAATAATTATGGCTACACCGATGACTCTTGTTGAGAAAAAATTCAAAACTTTGATGAAGAAGTATGCACAAGAGGCTGAAATAATTCCACTTCCTTGTGCGGGACTTGTAGAGCTTATAGAATCTGGAATTACTGAAGGAGATGAGTTGATAAGTTTCTTAAGCAAGAAGTTTATCGACATAGACAAAGATACTATATCTGCTGTTGTTTTAGGGTGCACACACTATCCTTTTGTGAAAAACGCTATAGCTAAGGTTCTTGGAAATAAAGCTTTACTAATTGATGGAAGTGAAGGCACTGCTAAGGAGCTTAGAAGGAGACTTGGAAAGGGAGGTATATTGGGGGATAAAGGTAGAAAGGGAGAGATAACCATATATAACTCACTTCAGGAAAATAAAGTGATTGAACTTAGTTATAAACTCTTAAAATAA
- a CDS encoding peptidylprolyl isomerase, whose translation MNPIVTIKMAQGGVIKAELYPEVAPNTVKNFVSLIKKGFYDGVIFHRVIPGFVIQGGDPQGIGVGGPGYSIKGEFAANGFKNDLKHTKGVLSMARSGHPDSAGSQFFIMVADAPHLNGQYAAFGKVTEGLDVVDGIVATKTDYSDKPYEDQVMEKVTVEGADDLGEPETL comes from the coding sequence ATGAATCCAATAGTTACAATAAAAATGGCACAGGGCGGGGTAATAAAAGCAGAACTATATCCAGAGGTTGCACCTAACACTGTTAAAAATTTTGTATCTCTTATTAAAAAAGGTTTTTATGATGGAGTAATTTTTCATAGAGTTATACCAGGATTTGTTATACAAGGAGGAGATCCACAAGGTATAGGTGTTGGAGGTCCTGGATATTCAATAAAAGGCGAATTTGCAGCTAATGGTTTCAAGAATGATTTGAAACATACAAAGGGAGTTCTTTCAATGGCTAGATCTGGGCATCCTGATTCAGCAGGAAGTCAATTTTTCATAATGGTAGCTGATGCTCCACACCTAAATGGCCAATATGCAGCTTTCGGTAAAGTAACAGAGGGACTTGATGTAGTTGATGGTATTGTGGCAACAAAAACAGATTACAGCGATAAGCCATATGAAGATCAAGTTATGGAAAAAGTGACTGTTGAAGGCGCAGATGATCTTGGAGAACCTGAAACACTATAA
- a CDS encoding glutamine synthetase, with amino-acid sequence MAKDLIYTIPSDKHNKEDLLNLLSSHPEIKFVSIVGIDLSGNDTDEKIPVSLFKDDIESFLNGTAVQTDGSSVVLPEIATLNNAKVDMITDLDVNWFIDYNYEFLDPETNKPVGTLRIPCFLHHEGVAVDSRHILKSAVDTFKTTLLDIFIKKPETLKPFGIVSDDIDQIVITSATELEFWVKTPNDKVETEELSTSQILQEQYWTRTKGVVRTALEQSLILMESYGFEPEMGHKEVGGVKGKFDSSGNFNHVMEQLEIDWKYSDALQSADNELFIRNLVKETFRRNGLDVTFLAKPIEGVAGSGEHTHLGVSVKLKDGRRINLFAATKNDFLSAIGYGAIMGLLKNYEIVNPFVSSTADSLRRLKPGYEAPVCIVTSLGHSPEVPSRNRTILAGLVRDPHSPLATRFELRAPNPHTNTYLAMSTSYLSMLDGILYALENNKTEGQLLAELSKRAGEDADYLEKDRAYRAEEDVFEDFTQEERDEFFGKAPATVYENLLALDKYPKKVEVLKRNDVFTDKLINSFRLGVTKRWTTEITSRVISEYASEIRSFKSLHSLDKALDLDISNWMAINDLRHYIMKDSYTNKSLFTKIKEAIVADDLEAASNLQIELDDKMSLLRYLYNSYKKNLLDIDI; translated from the coding sequence ATGGCAAAAGATCTTATTTATACTATTCCTAGTGATAAGCATAATAAAGAAGATTTATTAAATTTATTAAGTTCCCATCCAGAAATAAAGTTTGTATCAATAGTTGGTATCGACTTATCAGGTAACGATACAGATGAAAAGATTCCAGTAAGTCTATTTAAGGACGATATAGAGTCATTTTTAAACGGCACTGCTGTTCAAACTGACGGTTCATCAGTAGTTCTACCTGAAATAGCTACATTAAACAACGCTAAGGTAGATATGATTACAGACTTAGATGTAAATTGGTTTATTGATTATAACTATGAATTCTTAGATCCTGAAACTAACAAACCTGTTGGAACTTTAAGAATACCTTGCTTTCTTCATCATGAAGGAGTTGCTGTTGATTCAAGACATATATTAAAATCTGCAGTTGATACTTTCAAAACTACATTATTAGATATATTTATAAAAAAACCAGAAACTCTTAAACCTTTTGGAATAGTGTCAGATGATATAGACCAAATCGTAATAACTTCTGCTACTGAACTTGAATTTTGGGTAAAAACTCCTAATGATAAAGTTGAAACAGAAGAATTATCAACATCTCAGATATTACAAGAACAGTATTGGACTAGAACTAAGGGTGTTGTGAGAACAGCGCTAGAGCAAAGCTTAATTTTAATGGAAAGTTACGGCTTCGAACCAGAAATGGGTCATAAAGAAGTGGGTGGAGTTAAAGGTAAGTTTGATTCATCAGGTAACTTCAATCACGTAATGGAGCAGTTGGAGATAGATTGGAAATATTCAGATGCCTTACAATCTGCAGATAATGAGTTATTCATAAGAAATCTTGTAAAAGAGACCTTTAGAAGAAACGGCTTAGATGTTACTTTCCTTGCAAAGCCAATTGAAGGAGTAGCAGGAAGCGGAGAGCATACTCATCTTGGTGTTAGTGTTAAACTTAAAGATGGAAGAAGAATCAATCTTTTCGCTGCAACTAAAAATGACTTCCTAAGTGCTATAGGTTATGGCGCTATAATGGGACTTCTTAAAAACTATGAAATTGTAAATCCTTTTGTTTCTTCAACAGCCGATTCTTTGAGAAGATTAAAACCAGGTTATGAAGCTCCAGTTTGCATAGTTACTTCATTAGGGCACAGTCCTGAGGTCCCATCAAGAAACAGAACTATCTTAGCTGGTCTTGTAAGAGATCCTCATAGCCCTTTAGCAACAAGATTCGAACTTAGAGCACCAAATCCTCATACTAATACTTATTTAGCCATGAGCACATCCTATTTATCTATGTTAGATGGCATATTGTATGCTTTAGAAAATAACAAGACAGAAGGACAATTGCTTGCTGAACTTTCCAAAAGGGCTGGCGAAGATGCCGATTATTTAGAAAAAGATAGAGCGTACAGGGCTGAAGAAGATGTTTTTGAAGATTTCACTCAAGAAGAAAGAGATGAATTCTTCGGAAAAGCACCTGCTACTGTTTACGAAAACCTATTAGCTTTAGATAAATATCCTAAAAAGGTTGAAGTATTAAAGAGAAATGATGTATTCACTGATAAGCTTATAAATAGCTTTAGACTTGGAGTAACTAAGAGATGGACTACAGAAATAACTAGCAGAGTAATTTCTGAATATGCTAGTGAAATAAGAAGCTTTAAATCTCTACACTCACTTGATAAAGCACTAGACCTAGATATATCAAATTGGATGGCAATAAATGATTTGAGACACTATATAATGAAAGATAGCTACACAAACAAAAGTCTATTTACAAAGATTAAGGAAGCTATCGTAGCTGACGATCTTGAAGCTGCATCAAATCTACAAATAGAATTAGACGATAAAATGTCTTTATTAAGATATTTATATAATTCATATAAGAAAAATTTATTAGATATAGACATTTAG
- a CDS encoding DUF3783 domain-containing protein has product MLENQKCILVYGLEKEELKQLELTNNKIIVITTEMVDMKIKDLISGLKFETVDKALPQEKVLIFNNFEDKELQEYIKIVRAIVKESILAVVTPTSSEWTFSYLIEHLIEEREWYKKQKGRV; this is encoded by the coding sequence ATGTTAGAAAACCAAAAATGTATTTTAGTCTATGGGCTAGAAAAAGAAGAATTAAAGCAGTTAGAGCTTACGAATAATAAGATAATAGTTATAACTACTGAGATGGTTGATATGAAAATTAAAGACTTAATTTCGGGCTTAAAGTTTGAGACTGTAGACAAAGCCTTGCCGCAGGAAAAGGTTCTGATATTTAACAATTTTGAAGATAAAGAATTACAGGAATATATAAAGATAGTTAGAGCCATAGTGAAGGAATCCATATTAGCGGTGGTTACGCCAACCTCTAGTGAATGGACTTTTAGTTATTTAATTGAGCACCTAATTGAAGAACGAGAATGGTATAAAAAGCAGAAAGGAAGAGTTTAA
- a CDS encoding STAS-like domain-containing protein, with protein sequence MKVNVREFLGGNFVVEDAILLREFIQENIGQDIELDFEGFERIPTTFLCCLFTDLINKNGRDFIISHINVKNLSNFKDYSRVVRGTTFN encoded by the coding sequence ATGAAAGTTAATGTTAGAGAGTTTTTAGGGGGAAATTTTGTTGTTGAGGATGCTATACTGCTAAGAGAGTTTATTCAAGAGAATATAGGTCAAGACATCGAGTTAGATTTTGAAGGATTCGAAAGAATTCCAACCACATTCTTATGTTGTTTATTTACAGATTTAATAAACAAGAATGGAAGAGACTTTATTATTTCGCATATTAATGTTAAAAACTTGTCAAATTTTAAGGATTATTCAAGAGTTGTTAGAGGAACAACATTTAATTAA
- the carB gene encoding carbamoyl-phosphate synthase large subunit yields MPIKKDIKKVLVIGSGPIVIGQAAEFDYSGTQACQALKEEGLEVVLINSNPATIMTDAEVADKVYLEPLTIEFVEKVIAEERPDSLLAGMGGQTGLNLAVELYDKGILDKYNVKIIGTSVEGIKEGEDRELFRAMMHRIGQPVIKSEIITDLEAGKEFAKTIGYPVIVRPAYTLGGTGGGIANNEEQLEEILSLGIQLSSIGQVLLEKSVKGWKEVEYEVMRDSFGNCITVCNMENIDPVGIHTGDSIVVAPSQTLSDKEYQMLRSASIDIINAVGIEGGCNVQFALNPQSFEYAVIEINPRVSRSSALASKATGYPIAKVAAKLALGYALDEIKNAVTQKTYACFEPSLDYVVVKIPKWPFDKFKSADRALGTKMMATGEIMAIGSDFESAFLKGIRSLEIGKYSLEFKKFRELSMKDLKEMVITPDDERIFALAEMLRRNYRMDKIVEITGVDLFFLEKFKWMVDEEQKLRISKIGDLDKEWLYKLKRKGFSDKGIADLLEVSPDDIYRLRDIWNIKPVYKMVDTCGGEFEALSPYYYSTYETYDEVEVSDRRKVMVIGSGPIRIGQGIEFDYASVHCVKSLRNIGIETIIVNNNPETVSTDFNISDKLYFEPLTEEDVFNIIEKEKPEGVILQFGGQTAIKLAKFLKEKNIKTLGTTADQIDLAEDREKFDALLEELGIYRPKGKGIWSVEEGVNEARELGFPVLVRPSYVLGGQGMEITHDEEELKFYLNNAFEKDRKNPILIDKYLMGREIEVDAISDGEDVLIPGIMEHLERAGVHSGDSITMYPSQNLSQDIKDKVLEYTNKLALAIGIKGMINIQFIEFKGELYVIEVNPRASRTVPYISKVSGVPIVDIATRIMLGAKLKDLGYGTGVYKEPSLISVKVPVFSTQKLPKVEVSLGPEMRSTGEVLGVGRTLEEALYKGFVGAYMYTLSKSKGTVLATINKHDKEEFLPIAKALSDVGYDFIATSGTAELLRSAGIDAREVRKLNENHPNIIDVIKNKEVDLVINTPTKGNDSKRDGFHIRRAAIERNIGVITALDTFKALVKVKTSKIEERDLEVFNMAK; encoded by the coding sequence ATGCCAATTAAAAAAGATATTAAAAAAGTATTAGTAATAGGTTCAGGTCCGATAGTAATAGGTCAGGCAGCAGAGTTTGATTACTCAGGAACTCAAGCGTGTCAAGCACTTAAGGAAGAAGGATTAGAAGTGGTTTTAATAAACTCTAATCCTGCAACTATAATGACGGACGCCGAAGTTGCAGATAAGGTGTATTTAGAACCGCTGACTATAGAGTTTGTTGAGAAAGTTATAGCTGAAGAGAGACCTGACAGTCTTTTAGCAGGAATGGGCGGACAAACAGGTCTAAATTTAGCTGTTGAACTTTATGATAAAGGGATACTAGATAAGTACAATGTAAAAATTATAGGTACCTCTGTCGAAGGTATAAAAGAAGGGGAAGACAGAGAGTTATTTAGAGCGATGATGCATAGAATAGGCCAGCCTGTTATAAAGAGTGAGATAATAACGGACTTAGAGGCTGGAAAGGAATTTGCTAAAACAATAGGTTATCCTGTAATAGTAAGACCAGCATATACCCTAGGGGGAACTGGCGGTGGTATAGCTAATAATGAAGAACAACTAGAAGAAATTCTATCATTAGGTATACAGTTAAGCTCTATAGGCCAAGTGTTGCTTGAAAAGAGTGTAAAGGGATGGAAAGAAGTAGAATATGAAGTAATGAGAGATAGTTTCGGAAATTGTATAACAGTATGTAATATGGAAAATATTGATCCTGTAGGAATACATACTGGTGATAGTATAGTTGTGGCTCCTAGTCAAACTTTATCTGATAAAGAGTACCAAATGCTTAGAAGTGCTTCCATCGATATAATAAATGCAGTAGGAATAGAAGGTGGTTGTAATGTTCAGTTTGCGCTTAACCCACAATCCTTTGAATACGCAGTAATTGAAATAAATCCTAGAGTTTCAAGATCATCAGCGTTAGCTTCTAAGGCAACTGGATATCCAATTGCTAAGGTTGCTGCAAAGCTGGCATTAGGCTATGCACTTGATGAGATAAAGAATGCGGTTACTCAAAAAACATATGCATGCTTTGAACCTTCATTAGATTATGTAGTTGTTAAGATTCCAAAATGGCCATTTGATAAGTTTAAAAGTGCTGATAGAGCTTTAGGAACTAAGATGATGGCTACAGGAGAAATAATGGCTATAGGAAGTGATTTTGAGTCAGCTTTTCTTAAAGGAATAAGATCTTTAGAAATAGGAAAGTATTCTTTAGAGTTTAAAAAGTTTAGAGAACTCTCTATGAAAGACTTAAAAGAGATGGTAATAACACCTGATGATGAAAGAATTTTTGCTCTAGCAGAAATGCTTAGAAGAAATTATAGGATGGATAAAATTGTTGAGATAACAGGCGTTGATTTGTTCTTCCTAGAAAAATTTAAGTGGATGGTTGATGAGGAGCAAAAACTAAGAATCTCTAAAATAGGTGATTTAGATAAGGAATGGTTATATAAACTTAAGAGGAAAGGTTTCTCAGATAAGGGGATTGCAGATCTTCTAGAAGTTTCACCAGATGATATTTATAGATTGAGAGATATATGGAATATAAAACCTGTATATAAGATGGTTGATACCTGCGGTGGCGAATTTGAAGCTTTATCTCCATACTATTATTCAACTTATGAGACTTATGATGAAGTGGAAGTAAGTGATAGAAGAAAGGTTATGGTAATAGGATCTGGACCTATAAGAATAGGACAGGGAATAGAATTTGACTACGCATCAGTTCATTGTGTAAAATCACTTAGAAATATTGGTATAGAAACAATAATAGTAAATAATAATCCTGAAACTGTAAGCACAGATTTTAATATATCTGATAAATTATACTTTGAACCATTAACAGAAGAAGATGTATTTAATATAATTGAAAAAGAAAAACCAGAAGGAGTAATACTTCAATTTGGTGGGCAAACAGCTATAAAGCTTGCAAAGTTCCTTAAAGAAAAGAATATAAAGACCTTAGGGACTACAGCGGATCAGATAGATTTAGCTGAGGATAGAGAAAAGTTTGATGCGCTACTTGAAGAATTAGGAATATACAGACCTAAAGGAAAAGGAATTTGGAGTGTTGAAGAAGGGGTAAATGAAGCAAGAGAGCTTGGATTCCCTGTACTAGTAAGACCTTCATATGTGCTTGGTGGTCAAGGAATGGAAATAACTCATGATGAAGAAGAGTTGAAGTTCTATTTAAACAATGCTTTCGAAAAAGATAGAAAGAATCCTATATTGATAGATAAGTATCTTATGGGGAGAGAAATAGAAGTTGATGCTATATCTGATGGAGAAGATGTTCTTATACCTGGAATAATGGAACATCTAGAAAGAGCTGGGGTACATTCAGGTGACAGTATAACAATGTATCCAAGTCAGAACTTAAGTCAAGATATAAAAGATAAAGTATTAGAATACACTAATAAGCTAGCTCTTGCTATAGGCATAAAAGGAATGATAAATATACAGTTTATAGAATTTAAGGGCGAGTTGTATGTAATAGAAGTAAATCCAAGAGCTTCAAGAACAGTACCATATATAAGTAAAGTTAGTGGAGTACCTATAGTGGATATAGCTACTAGAATAATGCTTGGAGCTAAACTTAAGGATTTAGGTTATGGAACTGGTGTATACAAAGAACCAAGTTTAATATCTGTGAAGGTTCCAGTATTCTCTACTCAAAAGCTTCCGAAGGTTGAAGTTTCTCTAGGGCCAGAAATGAGATCTACTGGGGAAGTATTAGGAGTAGGTAGAACTCTAGAAGAAGCTTTATATAAGGGTTTTGTAGGAGCGTATATGTATACCCTAAGTAAAAGTAAGGGAACTGTTCTTGCTACTATAAATAAGCATGATAAAGAAGAATTCCTTCCAATAGCAAAAGCACTTTCTGATGTTGGATATGATTTTATAGCTACATCTGGTACTGCTGAACTTTTAAGATCTGCAGGTATAGATGCTAGAGAAGTTAGGAAACTAAATGAGAATCATCCAAATATAATAGATGTTATCAAGAATAAAGAAGTTGATTTAGTTATAAATACTCCAACTAAAGGTAATGATTCTAAGAGAGATGGCTTCCATATAAGAAGAGCGGCTATAGAAAGAAATATAGGAGTTATTACAGCTTTAGATACCTTTAAGGCTTTAGTGAAAGTTAAAACAAGTAAGATTGAAGAAAGAGATCTTGAAGTGTTCAATATGGCAAAGTAA
- a CDS encoding HD-GYP domain-containing protein, whose amino-acid sequence MRLVPIECVRDGCYLGKTLFDENGRTLLKEGVKLSTPLIKRIKDIHIYSLYVMDEYSEKEIDDIIKPELRQKSISLVRETFNNVERIYSNLHNSSLNKNKKNILLKQKEEYLSSIHGLAEELLENILSNKNIMINLVDIKTMDAYTYQHCVNVAILSLVLGIGLQLQKHELLDLCIGALLHDIGKVFIPKEILLKEGPLSYSEFEIMKDHPKKGYSYLKTVHNISSFSRMVVLQHHEREDGLGYPDGKKSSKINKLAKIVAVADVYDALTSDRPYRRALCPNEAFEFILGNAGSMFDYDIVKAFTKILVPYPEGTIVKLSNGDICAVENTPPDYPLRPEVKVIKSQNESSVGSLISLVKELSLVILSIEYEV is encoded by the coding sequence ATGAGACTAGTTCCTATTGAATGTGTAAGAGATGGTTGTTATTTAGGAAAAACTTTATTTGACGAAAATGGACGGACTCTTTTAAAAGAAGGAGTTAAATTATCGACTCCTTTAATAAAAAGGATAAAAGATATACATATTTATTCGCTATACGTAATGGATGAATATAGTGAAAAAGAAATTGATGATATAATAAAGCCTGAGTTAAGACAAAAATCAATATCTTTAGTTAGAGAGACTTTTAATAATGTAGAAAGAATATACTCAAATCTTCATAATTCATCATTGAATAAAAACAAAAAGAATATTCTTCTAAAACAAAAAGAAGAATATCTGTCCTCTATTCATGGGCTTGCTGAAGAATTATTAGAAAATATACTTTCGAATAAAAACATAATGATAAATTTAGTTGATATAAAGACAATGGATGCGTATACTTATCAACATTGTGTTAATGTTGCTATATTATCCTTAGTTCTAGGTATTGGTCTCCAACTTCAGAAGCATGAACTTCTAGATCTTTGTATTGGCGCCTTGCTTCATGATATCGGAAAAGTCTTTATACCTAAAGAAATACTTTTAAAGGAAGGTCCTTTAAGCTACTCAGAATTCGAGATAATGAAAGATCATCCTAAAAAAGGATATTCTTATTTAAAAACTGTACATAATATATCTTCTTTCTCTAGAATGGTAGTATTACAGCATCATGAAAGAGAAGATGGCCTTGGTTACCCTGACGGTAAAAAAAGCTCAAAGATTAATAAGCTTGCTAAAATTGTCGCAGTAGCTGATGTTTACGATGCATTAACCTCTGATAGACCATATAGAAGAGCACTTTGTCCAAATGAGGCTTTTGAATTTATACTAGGAAACGCCGGCTCTATGTTTGATTATGATATAGTTAAAGCTTTTACTAAGATACTAGTTCCTTATCCAGAAGGCACTATAGTAAAACTAAGTAACGGAGATATCTGCGCAGTGGAAAATACACCGCCTGACTATCCACTTAGACCTGAAGTTAAAGTTATTAAAAGTCAAAACGAATCTTCTGTTGGCTCTTTAATAAGCTTGGTAAAGGAATTATCATTAGTTATACTATCAATTGAATATGAAGTATAA